ACTAGGACTTCTACTGGAAATTTTTTATCCCCTGTTCGAGTAGTGTTTTTTATGGATTTTCTATGGAAAAAATATGCTACCTTAACGCTGGTAAGGTTAGCTTCTTTGTTCTTGGTTTAACAGATTAAGAAATGATTTCGATTTTTCCAAAAATATTTTGGAAACCGAGTCATGAGGAACTTCATCAAGGATACTGGAAAAACCTTCTTCCGCTTCTTCATAGTCTTCTCTTCGGTATGCTTCCAGCGCTATGGTATAATCATCTTTTCGTTTGGAAAGTAACTCTTTTTTCTCCTGATCATATCCATCCAATACTTCCACAACAAAGACTGAATCAGCTTTCCCTTTTATATTCACTCTATCCAAAAGTCTGTAGTCATATCCCAAATCATCGGATGCTTCTATAAAAGTGTCCGCACTGATCACGATGTTTGCACCGAACATCTTTGTAACTCCTTCGATTCGGGAAGCAAGATTGACTGCATCGGAGATAACCGTGCCTTCCATCCTTTCGTGTTCTCCCAGGATTCCTAAAATCAATGTGCCGGTATGGATGCCGATTCCCACTTGGACCGGCCTGTAATTGTAATTGGCTCTATGTATGTTATACAGGCGAATTTCGCTCTGCATTTGTACCGCGGCGCGAATGGCATGATTGGCATCGTCCGGAAAAAGCGCCATGATGGCGTCCCCGATGAACTTGTCTATGAAGCCGCCGTTATGACGGATAATAGGTCCCACTCTTTGCAGATAGGAATTTAAAAAATCGAAATTTTCTTTAGGTGTTAGTTGCTCGGAAAATTCGGTAAAGGAACGGATGTCCGCAAAAAGAATGGTCATCTTTTTTTGAACCTGTTGGCCGAGTGCAATGTCTCTGATATCCGTTTTCCCGAGAAAGTTAAGAAATTCCTTCGGAACAAACCGACTGTAAGAAGTATTGAGGGAACTTAATTTGTGAGCGAGCTCTTTTGTGTGATCCAGACTTTTGCGAAAGGACTTTCCGAATGTGAAAACCTGTAAAAACACAAAACAAACAACTGTTAATGGTCCTATGTATGTTGTATGCCAGATCGCTTCCGCATGTAAAGTATCGTTGATCGCACCAATAAGAAGGAGAGCCGCTCCGAATAATAAGGTTTGGGAATCCGATCTTTTTTTCAGATAACTTTTGATTAGAAAAAAGAGCAAAAAACAGCCGTTAAGTATGAATATCGCAGGATAAAAAGAAGCAGTCTCCGTAAAATATTCGGAAGGAAACAGCAAAATGAGTGTTAGTATCAGTGAAATCAGATAAAAAACACTTCCGATTTTTTTTGAGAAATCGATAGGGAAGACGGTTTGAAAATAGTGATATAAAACGGGAGCGGACCAGAACCAGGAAAAATATTCGATTCGTAAAATAACCTGGTAGGGAAGATGAATCCAATCCAACAAGATTCTTTCGCCCGTAGAAATATTTCTAAGCAATATGATAAATGAAAAAGCGAAAATACCCAGAGTGTGGGTTTCGTCTTTATCAAAGAAATAGAAAAACAAAAAGAACAAAGCAACAAAACCGAGTACGGAAGCAAGGATGGTTTCATTCATTTTCCTATTGGTAAGTCTTTCCTGTGCTTTCTGGAAAGGAGCGAGAACGACATCATTCCAAGGCCCTCCTTTTCTATGCGCAAAATTGGAAACAACCAGATCCAGATCGATTTCTTTGGCACCGGTAAAAGGAATGATTACGATTGAAGATTGCACTTGGGAAACGGTAGTCTCCTTGGAACGACCCGGTTTGCCCGATCCTCCCAAATACTTTCCATTGATATAGATCGCATGCGAAGTATCCTGTTCTCCCGTTAAAACTGCCAAAGGAAAAGCAGTCTGATCCTTGGGCAAAAGGATATGAACCCGGAACGTTGCAAAACCTTGCCCGTTCAGTTCCTCTTCTTTTTCCTTACGATGGTTCCAATGTGAGGGAAGAGTAATGGAAGTCGGAATATCCGTAGCTAGGATGGTTTCCGGGATTTTGTTCCAGAAAAAATTCCATTCTCCCGTCAGTGTTAAAAAAGGAGAGTCGGCGAAGGAATAAGTCTCTAAATTCAGTTTTCCTTGTTGAATGTTTGCTTTTTCATCCCGTCCGGCGGGACTGCAACTTAAGGAAAGAAAGATGAGCAAGATAATAAATTTCAATGAAAATCCTACTCCTAGAAATAGGAGACGAGTAAATTTCAAATCATAAAACGATCGTCGAGCGAAAAATTTTGTTCCATCTGCTTTTAAGGATAGAAAAAAAAATTTGCTGACAAAACGCAAGAATCGGGATGACTTCCGAATTTAAATTTACAGAGCCAACAATGAGATTGAGTTATCAAAAGTTAGTTGGTTGCGTGTGAATAATACGTAGTGAATTTTTGGACTGACTGGAAAAGTAAAATGATCTGAATTCATTTGACGTTTTCTTTTATTATTGAGAAGAGAGAATTGTATGTGGCGGAATCAGCTCGTTTCTAATTTTTCTTTTTTTACATTGATTTGTTTGGTTTGTTCTTCTTGCAAATTGGAATTGGCAAATCCCGGCGATCCGTTCACGCTTAGTTCTTTGTTGGATCGGGCTCTCAGGCATACTTCCTCTTCGACACAAAATCCGAAATTGAATCGTTTGAACATTCAAGACGGCACTTTAACTCCCGGTTTTTCATCGGATACATTTGTTTATTCTCTTTCTTTTCCTTTGAGTCGATCTTCTTCTGTTTGGGAGTGGGCAGTGGATTCGGGAGTTTCCGTTTCTTCTTTAGGTTCATTGACCAAACCTGAGTCAGGTGCTTTCGTTCCGCTGAAGTTCGGAAGCCAAACGGTTGTACTAAAAGTAGTTTCTTCATCCGGGTCCGAGAATAATTATTCCTTTACTTTAAACAATTCCAACTCCATCAAATTGATCCGAAGCGGGGCCGTAAATTGTTATAATGCAAATTCTACGATTACTTGCGGAACGGATCCTGCTTTTCCGTTGCAAGATGCTCAGGCACAAGGTTTGTCCAGAATACGTTCTTTTACGGGACCAACAACAAATTCCGGTTATGCGTCTGATTACATTACCATTGACAATGGTTCCGGGCTTACTTGGAAATCTTGTTTGGACGGTCCTACGGGAGCTACTTGCACGGGCAGTTTCATTTTTAATACACAAAGCCAGGCGCCTATTAGTTGCGGTGCATTGAATTCGGCAAATAGTGGTCAAGGTTATGCGGGTTATAAGGATTGGAGAGTTCCTAATTTTCAGGAATTACTCTCCATTGTGAATGTGGCGAATTCTCCGGCGGCAATTGATACTAGTTCTTTTCCGAACTGGTACCATGCTTCCGTGCCGGTTTGGACGGATGAAGTCAGTCCACTTAACACTACCAACTACGGAGCCGTATTATTTGCATTCGGAAGTTTGGCTCCTCGTGATAAAAATAACACCGGTTTAACTGCGTGCGTCCGGGGAAACCAATTGCAATACACTCAATTTTCGGACAATCAGGACGGAACGATCAGAGAATTTCGGTCGGGACTTCTCTGGCAGAAATGTGCGAACGGGCTGAGTGGTACGGATTGTTCGGGAGGATCCGCTTCGAGTTTGGATTGGTCGGGGGCTTTGGTTTATTGTGACAGTTTAACGTTAGGTGGTAGGTCGGATTGGAGACTTCCCAATGTTTTGGAAGCTTTGTCTCTTATGCGCTTTGATGTAAGTGCCAGTTCCGCTTATATTGATAATACATTTTTTCCGAATACTCCTTTCACGAACGGAAGCGGAGATTTATTCCATTCTTCCACAAGTTGGACTTTGAATCCGACGAATAATTTACAGGTAAGATACAATGAACTGAATCAAATGGCTGCGAACAACAAAACCTCTCCGGTAGTGAGTCGGGTCCGCTGTGTTGCAGGACCCGATTGACCCGATTTACGTTCTTCCGGGAAAGTCAGTGTAATCGGCAAACTTCGTAAAGGCGATTGGGTCCCGTTTGTAACCGAGCAAGTCTTCCAAAGGTTGGTAACGGTTCATACCCATACTGATTTCTATATCTCTTCCTGTGAATTGTAACGGATGTTCGTAACCGCAGGAATGTGCGAGAGACAAAAGTTCCTTACGAAAACCTTGCAGATATTTGGTGGCGCGTTTGCCTTTGAGCTCGGGATCGACTCCTCTTTGCAGCCACCAGTTTTGAGTGGCAACTCCCGCAGGGCAATGGTCCGTATGACATTTTTGCGCCTGGATGCATCCGATCGACAACATGGCTTCCCGTGCAATATGAATCAAATCACATCCCATTGCAATCGCAACAACGGCGCGATCGGGAAATCCCAATTTCCCCGAACCGATCCAAACGATGTTTTCGGAAAGATTGTGTCTTTGGAATAATGTATAAACTCTTTGAAATCCGATTTTGAAAGGCAAGGAAACATGATCGGCGTAAGTAAGAGGTGCCGCACCGGTTCCTCCTTCTCCACCGTCGATCGTGATAAAATCGGGACCTTTTCCCGTAGCTTCGATGACTTTTGCCAACTCTTCCCAAAATTCAATTTCACCCACTGCGCTTTTGATTCCGACGGGGAGTCCGGTTGCGTCCGCAACCTTTTCGATAAATTCCACTAGTTCCGAAACATTTTTAAACTCGGAATGGGAATTGGGAGAAATACAATCCTTGCCGATTGCCACATGACGGATTTTTGCAATCTCCGCATTTACTTTTGCCGCAGGAAGGATTCCACCTTTACCCGGTTTGGCGCCTTGCGAAAGTTTGATTTCAATCAAACGGATATTTTTGTTTTTTTCGACTTTCTCTTTTGCTTTTGCCAAATCGAATTTTCCGTTTTCATCTCTTGCTCCGAAATATCCGGTTCCGATCTGCCACATGATATCGGCGCCTTGCAAATGATATTGGGAAAGTCCTCCTTCGCCTGTGTTATGATAGGCGCCTGCATCTCTTGCCCCACGGTTCAGTGCCATCACTGCATTTTTGCCGAGAGAGCCGAAAGACATTGCCGAAATATTAATAATGGAATAAGGTCTGTAAGGAAATTTTCTTTTATGCCAGGCTCCGATCACTTTCAGACTGGGGATGCAAGAAGGATCTTTTCCTACGATATGTGCTTTGGATTCCGGAAAAGGAAAGGCATGGTGTTTGATGATCGGATAACCGGGCTCATACTGCAATTCCGTTGTACCGAATCCGAAGTTATTGTTTTGTCCTTTTGCCGTAGCATAGATCCAACTCCGTTCCGTTCTGTCGAACGGTCTTTCTTCTTTATCGTTTGCAACCCAATACTGGCGAAGTTCGGGACCAATTGTCTCTAAAAAATATCTGAGATGACCTACGATAGGGAAGTTGCGTTGAATCGTATGTTTCTTCTGAGTTATATCTCTAACAAAAACGATTATGAAAAAACCGATACAAACAATCCCAGAGGAGAACCAAGGGTTTGTAGAAATCCAAGTTGTAATTTGATCCATGCTACCGTCCGCGGGAGTATTAGACGAATAGGATCATAGAAAAGAAAAAAATGACAAGCTAAGATTGAAAAAACGAGGTGGCTTGGATCAGTTTTTCTTTGGTAAAGGGTTTGAAGATATATCCGGATAACAGATTGTTTTCCGAAGCACGTTTTGTATCCGCTTCATCAACGGAAGAGCTGACTAAATAAATGCGAATGGGTTTCAAAATCTCTGCATGGATTTTTGCATATGCGTCCAGAAACTGCCAACCGTCCATATAGGGCATATTGATATCCAAAAAAATAACATCAGGCAAAACTTCTTTGTCTTGTTTGGAAGCTTCAAAAAACTCAATGGCTTCTTCCCCATCCGAGAAAGTTAAAACCTCTTCCGCCAGTTTGGAATTGGAAATGATTTTTTTAGTGGTAAATTGATAGATTTTATCATCATCGATCAAACAGATTTTGATTTGACTCATTTATGCATTCACCTGGTTCAAAAAATGGAGGAGAAACGTAGTTCCATGACCAGGTTGGGAACGAACCTCTATTTGACCACCCATTGATTCTATTTGGTATTTTGTCAGGAACAATCCGACTCCTCTTCCCGCCTTATCTCTGTGAAATGTTTTTTTCAGTTGGAAGATTTGTTTTCCATACCGTTCCAGGTCTATCCCCGATCCATTGTCCGTAAAACTAAGCGTTACCGATTTTCCAATGCTGAAAGATTGAACTTGTATATAAGGGTTTTTTCCCGGCGCGGAGTATTTAAGCGAATTGCTTAAAAGATTGGTGAGAATGCTTTCCAGATAAAGTTTCGGAAAATAGATTTTGGGAGAGGATGAAAAATCATAATCGATTTCCGCATCCAGGGTTTGAATTTCTCCTATCATCAGTTTTTGGACTCTTTCGAAGCTGTCTTTGATATCCAAAAGTTGCGGTTTGATTTCATGGTTTTGCTGGATGCGAAGTGCCGAGATCAAATCCTCTAAAGTGGATTCCAAATTTTCGGCTACGATTTTCAGATGAGAATGGTATTCCGCTTTTTCAATAGGATCTTCCGTCTCGTCAATAAGGCCGAGCAAAGTCCGGAGATTACTGATCGGTGAACGTAGGTTATGAGAAACGATTTGGTTGTAAGATTGAAGTTGTTTGTTTTGGTTTGTCAATGAATTCGTAACAGATATTAATTTTTCATTGGCAAGTAATAACTTGAGTTCCGCTTTTTTTCTGGAATCAATATCGAAAACCTGCGAGATAAAATAAACGGGATGACCCACTTTGTCCCGGACTAGGGTGGCGGAAAGATGC
The nucleotide sequence above comes from Leptospira kobayashii. Encoded proteins:
- a CDS encoding adenylate/guanylate cyclase domain-containing protein; the protein is MKFIILLIFLSLSCSPAGRDEKANIQQGKLNLETYSFADSPFLTLTGEWNFFWNKIPETILATDIPTSITLPSHWNHRKEKEEELNGQGFATFRVHILLPKDQTAFPLAVLTGEQDTSHAIYINGKYLGGSGKPGRSKETTVSQVQSSIVIIPFTGAKEIDLDLVVSNFAHRKGGPWNDVVLAPFQKAQERLTNRKMNETILASVLGFVALFFLFFYFFDKDETHTLGIFAFSFIILLRNISTGERILLDWIHLPYQVILRIEYFSWFWSAPVLYHYFQTVFPIDFSKKIGSVFYLISLILTLILLFPSEYFTETASFYPAIFILNGCFLLFFLIKSYLKKRSDSQTLLFGAALLLIGAINDTLHAEAIWHTTYIGPLTVVCFVFLQVFTFGKSFRKSLDHTKELAHKLSSLNTSYSRFVPKEFLNFLGKTDIRDIALGQQVQKKMTILFADIRSFTEFSEQLTPKENFDFLNSYLQRVGPIIRHNGGFIDKFIGDAIMALFPDDANHAIRAAVQMQSEIRLYNIHRANYNYRPVQVGIGIHTGTLILGILGEHERMEGTVISDAVNLASRIEGVTKMFGANIVISADTFIEASDDLGYDYRLLDRVNIKGKADSVFVVEVLDGYDQEKKELLSKRKDDYTIALEAYRREDYEEAEEGFSSILDEVPHDSVSKIFLEKSKSFLNLLNQEQRS
- a CDS encoding DUF1566 domain-containing protein; translated protein: MWRNQLVSNFSFFTLICLVCSSCKLELANPGDPFTLSSLLDRALRHTSSSTQNPKLNRLNIQDGTLTPGFSSDTFVYSLSFPLSRSSSVWEWAVDSGVSVSSLGSLTKPESGAFVPLKFGSQTVVLKVVSSSGSENNYSFTLNNSNSIKLIRSGAVNCYNANSTITCGTDPAFPLQDAQAQGLSRIRSFTGPTTNSGYASDYITIDNGSGLTWKSCLDGPTGATCTGSFIFNTQSQAPISCGALNSANSGQGYAGYKDWRVPNFQELLSIVNVANSPAAIDTSSFPNWYHASVPVWTDEVSPLNTTNYGAVLFAFGSLAPRDKNNTGLTACVRGNQLQYTQFSDNQDGTIREFRSGLLWQKCANGLSGTDCSGGSASSLDWSGALVYCDSLTLGGRSDWRLPNVLEALSLMRFDVSASSAYIDNTFFPNTPFTNGSGDLFHSSTSWTLNPTNNLQVRYNELNQMAANNKTSPVVSRVRCVAGPD
- a CDS encoding FMN-binding glutamate synthase family protein; its protein translation is MDQITTWISTNPWFSSGIVCIGFFIIVFVRDITQKKHTIQRNFPIVGHLRYFLETIGPELRQYWVANDKEERPFDRTERSWIYATAKGQNNNFGFGTTELQYEPGYPIIKHHAFPFPESKAHIVGKDPSCIPSLKVIGAWHKRKFPYRPYSIINISAMSFGSLGKNAVMALNRGARDAGAYHNTGEGGLSQYHLQGADIMWQIGTGYFGARDENGKFDLAKAKEKVEKNKNIRLIEIKLSQGAKPGKGGILPAAKVNAEIAKIRHVAIGKDCISPNSHSEFKNVSELVEFIEKVADATGLPVGIKSAVGEIEFWEELAKVIEATGKGPDFITIDGGEGGTGAAPLTYADHVSLPFKIGFQRVYTLFQRHNLSENIVWIGSGKLGFPDRAVVAIAMGCDLIHIAREAMLSIGCIQAQKCHTDHCPAGVATQNWWLQRGVDPELKGKRATKYLQGFRKELLSLAHSCGYEHPLQFTGRDIEISMGMNRYQPLEDLLGYKRDPIAFTKFADYTDFPGRT
- a CDS encoding response regulator — translated: MSQIKICLIDDDKIYQFTTKKIISNSKLAEEVLTFSDGEEAIEFFEASKQDKEVLPDVIFLDINMPYMDGWQFLDAYAKIHAEILKPIRIYLVSSSVDEADTKRASENNLLSGYIFKPFTKEKLIQATSFFQS